Proteins from one Loktanella sp. M215 genomic window:
- the rplR gene encoding 50S ribosomal protein L18: protein MANSKRTLFLKRRMRVRNKLRAVNAGRMRLSVHRSNKNISVQLIDDVKGLTLASASTLEKDLGVVGQNNIEAAKKVGTAIAERAKAAGVDTAYFDRGGFLFHGKVKAVADAAREAGLKI, encoded by the coding sequence ATGGCAAACAGCAAACGTACCCTGTTCCTCAAGCGCCGCATGCGCGTCCGGAACAAACTGCGGGCTGTGAACGCCGGGCGCATGCGCCTGTCGGTTCACCGGTCCAACAAGAACATCAGCGTCCAGCTGATCGACGACGTGAAAGGTCTGACGCTTGCGTCCGCTTCCACGCTCGAAAAGGATCTGGGCGTTGTGGGTCAGAACAACATCGAAGCCGCCAAGAAGGTGGGCACTGCGATTGCAGAGCGTGCCAAGGCTGCCGGTGTGGACACCGCCTATTTCGACCGTGGCGGTTTCCTGTTTCACGGCAAGGTGAAGGCAGTTGCCGACGCCGCCCGTGAAGCTGGTCTGAAAATCTAA
- the rpsC gene encoding 30S ribosomal protein S3: MGNKVNPIGMRLQVNRTWDSRWYADTKDYGNLLLEDLAIKAFIRKECKQAGISHVIIERPHRKCRVTIHAARPGVIIGKKGADIEGLRQKLAKLTKSELHLNIVEVRKPEMDAALVAENIGQQLERRVSFRRAMKRAVQNTMRMGALGIRVNLAGRLGGAEIARTEWYREGRVPLHTLRADIDYALYEAMTPYGIIGIKVWIFKGEIMEHDPQGHDRKHAELQEGAIPRGPGGPRRDR; this comes from the coding sequence ATGGGTAACAAAGTCAATCCCATCGGCATGCGTCTGCAGGTCAACCGGACCTGGGACAGCCGCTGGTATGCAGATACCAAGGACTACGGCAATCTGCTGCTGGAAGACCTCGCCATCAAGGCTTTCATTCGTAAAGAGTGCAAGCAGGCCGGCATTAGCCACGTGATCATCGAGCGTCCGCACCGCAAGTGCCGCGTCACGATCCACGCGGCCCGTCCGGGCGTCATCATCGGCAAGAAGGGTGCGGACATCGAAGGTCTGCGCCAGAAGCTGGCGAAGCTGACGAAGTCCGAACTGCACCTGAACATCGTCGAAGTGCGCAAGCCCGAGATGGATGCGGCCCTGGTCGCTGAAAACATCGGTCAGCAGCTGGAACGCCGGGTGTCCTTCCGTCGTGCCATGAAGCGCGCCGTGCAGAACACCATGCGTATGGGTGCCCTTGGCATCCGTGTGAACCTTGCGGGCCGTCTTGGCGGCGCCGAGATTGCACGGACCGAATGGTACCGTGAAGGCCGCGTGCCCCTGCACACCCTGCGGGCTGACATCGATTACGCGCTCTACGAAGCCATGACCCCCTATGGTATCATCGGGATCAAGGTCTGGATCTTCAAAGGCGAGATCATGGAGCATGACCCCCAGGGTCACGATCGCAAGCACGCCGAGCTGCAAGAGGGCGCGATTCCCCGCGGTCCCGGCGGCCCGCGTCGTGACCGGTAA
- a CDS encoding ABC-F family ATP-binding cassette domain-containing protein: MTLIDIQSLGVTLGDTLFTDLTLTITKGDRIGLVAANGRGKSTLLGCIAGHIDPTQGEITRARGLRIGHVGQHLIPDDADLTLYDVVLRALPPEQADGEAWRVDVVLDDLQVPQELHQQRLSTLSGGWQRTALLAAAWVAEPDVLLLDEPTNHLDLHRIGLLQGWLAALPRSVPVVVTSHDRAFLDAVTNRTLFLRASDSRSFALPYTPARAALAEADAADARRFANDLNKAQQLRRQAAKLKNIGINSGSDLLITKTKQLGARADRIEAAAWPAHAEKGAGEIRLANSGTHAKALVTLEDVAVATPDGRLLYRTGQTWITPGDRVVLLGSNGTGKTQLVRLIHAAVTGAASQIRCAPSVSMGYSDQHLSQLSRTDTPMNAIAGQFDVGDSRARGLLAGAGIDIRMQDTPIAALSGGQRARLAMLVLRLQQPNFYLLDEPTNHLDIDGQEALEDELVSQGAACLLVSHDRQFLRAVGTRFWQIIGRRLVEVDDPETFLAGEMA; this comes from the coding sequence ATGACCCTCATCGACATTCAATCCCTCGGGGTGACCCTTGGCGACACGCTGTTCACCGACCTGACCCTGACCATCACCAAGGGCGATCGCATCGGCCTTGTCGCGGCCAACGGGCGTGGCAAATCCACGCTGCTGGGCTGTATCGCCGGCCACATTGATCCGACACAAGGCGAAATCACCCGCGCCCGCGGGTTGCGCATCGGCCATGTCGGTCAGCACCTGATCCCCGATGATGCCGACCTGACGCTTTATGACGTGGTCCTGCGCGCCCTGCCGCCGGAGCAGGCCGATGGCGAGGCGTGGCGGGTGGATGTCGTCCTTGATGACCTGCAGGTGCCGCAGGAGTTGCACCAGCAGCGCCTGTCGACGCTCAGCGGCGGCTGGCAACGCACGGCGCTGCTTGCCGCCGCCTGGGTGGCAGAGCCGGATGTGCTGTTGCTGGACGAACCCACCAACCACCTTGACCTGCACCGCATCGGCCTGTTGCAGGGCTGGCTGGCCGCCCTGCCGCGCAGCGTGCCGGTCGTCGTGACCAGCCACGACCGCGCCTTTCTGGACGCCGTCACCAACCGCACCCTGTTCTTGCGGGCCAGCGATAGCCGCAGCTTTGCGCTGCCCTATACCCCCGCGCGCGCCGCGCTGGCGGAGGCGGACGCCGCCGACGCACGTCGCTTTGCCAACGATCTGAACAAGGCCCAACAGTTGCGCAGGCAGGCGGCAAAGCTCAAGAACATCGGGATCAACTCCGGCTCTGACCTGCTGATCACCAAGACCAAGCAGCTTGGCGCGCGCGCCGACCGGATCGAGGCTGCGGCCTGGCCCGCCCATGCCGAGAAGGGGGCAGGGGAGATCCGCCTTGCCAACAGTGGCACCCACGCCAAGGCCCTGGTCACGCTGGAGGATGTGGCGGTCGCGACCCCGGACGGACGGCTGCTCTATCGCACGGGGCAGACGTGGATCACGCCGGGCGACCGGGTCGTCCTGCTGGGCAGCAATGGCACCGGCAAGACGCAACTGGTCCGCCTGATCCATGCGGCCGTGACCGGTGCTGCGTCGCAGATCAGATGCGCGCCCAGCGTCAGCATGGGATATTCCGACCAGCACCTGAGCCAGCTGTCCCGCACGGATACCCCGATGAATGCCATCGCCGGTCAATTTGACGTGGGCGACAGCCGGGCGCGGGGGCTGCTGGCCGGGGCAGGGATCGACATCCGGATGCAGGATACGCCCATTGCAGCGCTGTCGGGCGGGCAGCGGGCGCGGCTGGCGATGCTGGTCCTGCGCCTGCAACAGCCGAACTTCTACCTGCTGGACGAACCGACGAACCACCTCGACATCGACGGGCAAGAGGCGCTGGAGGACGAGCTTGTCAGCCAGGGCGCCGCCTGCCTGCTGGTCAGCCACGACCGGCAGTTCCTGCGGGCCGTCGGCACCCGATTCTGGCAGATCATCGGCAGGCGGCTGGTCGAGGTCGATGACCCCGAAACCTTTCTGGCCGGTGAAATGGCTTAG
- a CDS encoding RES family NAD+ phosphorylase has product MIAWRGTAWRLIDAAAVDRATWPVPSPEGRFHHDGQPAIYTSLTPEGCGIAIRAYLRADGPPRMLVPLTIAAKRVVDLREAGLAPSIVWQDIRASGAPSPTWALSDMARDRGAQGLLYRSRSRPDLVHLVLFDPAAIRDAGPAQAWSASV; this is encoded by the coding sequence GTGATCGCATGGCGCGGCACGGCGTGGCGTCTGATCGACGCCGCCGCCGTCGACCGCGCCACCTGGCCCGTCCCCTCTCCGGAAGGGCGGTTCCACCACGACGGCCAGCCCGCCATCTACACCTCGCTGACGCCCGAGGGCTGTGGCATCGCGATCAGGGCCTACCTGAGGGCCGACGGCCCCCCGCGCATGCTCGTGCCGCTGACCATCGCGGCGAAGCGGGTGGTCGATCTGCGTGAGGCGGGACTTGCGCCCTCCATCGTCTGGCAGGACATCCGCGCCAGCGGCGCGCCGTCGCCCACATGGGCGCTGTCGGACATGGCCCGCGACCGGGGCGCGCAGGGCCTGTTGTACCGCTCCCGCTCTCGCCCGGATCTCGTTCATCTCGTGCTGTTCGACCCTGCCGCAATCCGCGACGCCGGCCCGGCGCAGGCCTGGTCCGCTTCCGTCTGA
- the rplV gene encoding 50S ribosomal protein L22: MSKDKNPRRVADNEARAKLRMLRTSPQKLNLVAALIRGKKVEKALTDLTFSKKRIAGDVKKCLQSAIANAENNHNLDVDELVVAEAYVGKNLIMKRGRPRARGRFGKIVKPFSEITILVRQIEEQA, translated from the coding sequence ATGAGCAAGGACAAGAATCCCCGCCGCGTGGCTGACAACGAAGCCCGCGCCAAGCTGCGGATGCTGCGTACCAGCCCGCAGAAACTGAACCTCGTGGCCGCGCTGATCCGTGGCAAGAAGGTCGAGAAGGCCCTGACGGACCTGACCTTCAGCAAGAAGCGGATCGCAGGCGACGTGAAGAAGTGCCTTCAGTCGGCCATCGCCAATGCCGAGAACAACCACAACCTGGACGTCGACGAACTGGTCGTCGCCGAGGCCTATGTGGGCAAGAACCTGATCATGAAGCGCGGACGTCCCCGTGCCCGTGGCCGGTTCGGCAAGATCGTCAAGCCGTTCTCGGAAATCACAATCCTGGTCCGCCAGATTGAGGAGCAAGCATAA
- the rpmC gene encoding 50S ribosomal protein L29: MKANELRDKTPDQLREELVNLKKESFNLRFQQATGQLENTAGIRNARRGAARVKTILNQKAADAAKSEA, translated from the coding sequence ATGAAAGCCAACGAACTGCGTGACAAGACGCCCGATCAGCTTCGGGAAGAGCTTGTAAACCTTAAGAAAGAATCCTTCAATCTGCGTTTTCAGCAGGCCACCGGCCAGCTGGAAAACACCGCAGGCATCCGCAACGCCCGTCGTGGTGCGGCCCGTGTGAAGACGATTCTCAACCAGAAAGCGGCAGACGCCGCCAAGTCGGAGGCGTAA
- the rplP gene encoding 50S ribosomal protein L16, translating into MLQPKRTKFRKMHKGRIHGDAKGGSDLNFGTYGLKAVEPERITARQIEAARRAMTRHMKRQGRVWIRIFPDLPVTSKPVEVRMGKGKGSVDFWAAKVKPGRVMFEIDGVDEVTAREALRLAAMKLPIKTRTVVREDW; encoded by the coding sequence ATGCTGCAACCAAAGCGCACCAAATTCCGCAAGATGCACAAGGGCCGGATCCATGGCGATGCGAAGGGCGGGTCTGACCTGAACTTCGGCACCTATGGTCTGAAGGCTGTTGAGCCCGAGCGGATCACCGCACGCCAGATCGAAGCCGCACGTCGTGCCATGACGCGTCACATGAAGCGTCAGGGCCGCGTCTGGATCCGGATTTTCCCGGATCTGCCCGTCACCTCCAAGCCCGTCGAAGTGCGTATGGGTAAAGGTAAGGGTTCGGTCGATTTCTGGGCCGCCAAGGTCAAGCCCGGCCGCGTGATGTTCGAGATCGACGGTGTCGATGAAGTCACCGCACGCGAGGCCCTGCGCCTTGCCGCGATGAAGCTGCCGATCAAGACCCGCACCGTGGTCCGCGAGGACTGGTAA
- the rplF gene encoding 50S ribosomal protein L6, with protein sequence MSRIGKKPVELPSGVEAKVSGQTVEVKGPKGTRSFKATDDVTLAVEDNAITVTPRGKSKRARQQWGMSRSMVENLVTGVTTGFKKELEINGVGYRATMQGDKVLKLALGYSHDVNFEVPEGVTVTAPKQTEIIVEGIDQQLVGQVAANIREWRAPEPYKGKGIKYKGEYIFRKEGKKK encoded by the coding sequence ATGTCTCGTATTGGTAAGAAACCGGTCGAGCTGCCCTCCGGGGTTGAGGCGAAAGTCTCCGGCCAGACCGTCGAAGTGAAGGGCCCGAAAGGGACCCGCTCCTTCAAAGCAACCGACGATGTGACCCTCGCGGTCGAGGACAATGCAATCACTGTGACGCCGCGCGGCAAGTCCAAGCGCGCCCGTCAGCAGTGGGGTATGTCCCGGTCGATGGTGGAAAACCTCGTTACCGGCGTCACCACCGGTTTCAAGAAAGAGCTTGAAATCAACGGCGTTGGTTACCGTGCCACGATGCAGGGCGACAAGGTCCTGAAACTGGCATTGGGTTACAGCCACGATGTGAACTTCGAAGTGCCGGAGGGCGTCACCGTGACGGCCCCCAAGCAGACCGAAATCATTGTTGAAGGTATCGACCAGCAGCTTGTTGGACAGGTCGCCGCGAACATTCGCGAGTGGCGTGCACCCGAGCCCTACAAGGGCAAGGGTATCAAGTACAAAGGCGAGTACATCTTCCGCAAAGAAGGTAAGAAGAAGTAA
- a CDS encoding DUF1127 domain-containing protein yields MPYSSNIAPHVSSASFGQVVVDAFADLRDAFARRRAYRTTARDLNALSDYELADIGVTRDMITDIARSGAARL; encoded by the coding sequence ATGCCCTACAGCTCCAACATTGCCCCCCACGTCTCCAGCGCCAGCTTTGGTCAGGTCGTCGTGGATGCCTTCGCCGATCTGCGCGATGCCTTCGCCCGCCGCCGCGCCTATCGCACGACCGCCCGCGACCTGAACGCCCTTTCGGATTACGAACTGGCCGATATCGGCGTGACCCGTGACATGATCACGGACATTGCCCGGTCCGGTGCCGCACGCCTCTGA
- the rplX gene encoding 50S ribosomal protein L24, with translation MAAKLRKGDKVIVLAGKDKGLTGEIKSVDPKAGKAIVEGVNIAIRHAKQSQSSEGGRTPKPMPIQLSNLAVADANGKPTRVGFRMDGDTKVRFAKTTGDAL, from the coding sequence ATGGCTGCCAAACTTCGCAAAGGTGACAAGGTCATCGTGCTGGCCGGCAAGGACAAGGGCCTGACCGGCGAGATCAAGTCCGTCGATCCGAAGGCCGGCAAGGCCATCGTCGAGGGCGTGAACATCGCGATCCGTCATGCCAAGCAGTCGCAATCGTCCGAAGGCGGTCGCACGCCCAAGCCGATGCCGATCCAGCTGAGCAACCTCGCTGTGGCCGACGCCAACGGCAAGCCGACCCGCGTCGGTTTCCGCATGGACGGCGACACCAAGGTGCGCTTCGCCAAGACCACAGGGGATGCACTCTGA
- the rpsN gene encoding 30S ribosomal protein S14: MAKKSMIEREKKREKLVAQYAEKRASLKAIINDQEKPVEERFKATLALTKLPRNSSAVRLHNRCQLTGRPHAYYRKLKISRIALRNLGSNGEIPGMVKSSW; this comes from the coding sequence ATGGCCAAGAAATCCATGATCGAGCGCGAGAAGAAGCGCGAAAAGCTGGTGGCGCAGTATGCTGAGAAGCGTGCAAGCCTGAAGGCGATCATCAACGACCAAGAGAAGCCCGTCGAAGAGCGGTTCAAGGCAACGCTGGCCCTCACCAAGCTGCCGCGCAACTCCTCTGCCGTGCGTCTGCACAACCGTTGCCAGCTCACCGGGCGTCCGCACGCCTATTACCGCAAACTCAAGATCAGCCGGATCGCGCTGCGGAACCTTGGTTCCAACGGCGAGATCCCGGGCATGGTCAAGTCGAGCTGGTAA
- the trxB gene encoding thioredoxin-disulfide reductase translates to MSQQPTHTKVLIVGSGPAGYTAGVYASRAMLEPMLIQGIEPGGQLTTTTEVENWPGDTEVQGPDLMVRMEAHARAMGTNIVHDIVTSLDLSKRPFTATCDSGGVVTADAVILATGARAKWLGLPSEEKFKGFGVSACATCDGFFYRGQEIVVVGGGNTAVEEALFLTNFASKVTLVHRRGELRAEKILQNRLLKNPKIEMLWYHAVEEVVGTTDPLGVEAVRVKHVETGEITEIPAKGLFIAIGHAPASELVKDQLELHHGGYVKVEPGTTRTAIPGVFAAGDLTDHIYRQAVTSAGMGCMAALDAERFLAEQGETDASTELPLGYGAPEAAAE, encoded by the coding sequence ATGTCCCAACAGCCGACGCATACAAAGGTTCTGATCGTGGGGTCCGGCCCCGCAGGCTATACCGCCGGCGTCTATGCCAGCCGGGCCATGCTGGAGCCCATGCTGATCCAGGGCATCGAACCCGGCGGCCAGCTGACCACCACGACCGAGGTCGAAAACTGGCCCGGCGATACCGAGGTGCAGGGTCCCGACCTGATGGTCCGGATGGAGGCGCATGCCCGCGCGATGGGCACCAACATCGTGCATGACATCGTGACCTCCCTCGATCTGTCCAAGCGTCCCTTCACCGCGACCTGCGACAGCGGCGGCGTCGTCACTGCCGATGCCGTGATCCTGGCCACCGGTGCGCGCGCCAAATGGCTGGGCCTGCCGTCAGAGGAGAAGTTCAAGGGCTTTGGCGTCTCTGCCTGCGCGACCTGCGATGGCTTTTTCTACCGCGGGCAGGAAATCGTCGTCGTCGGCGGCGGCAACACGGCCGTGGAAGAGGCGCTGTTCCTGACCAATTTCGCCTCGAAGGTCACGTTGGTGCATCGCCGCGGCGAGTTGCGCGCCGAGAAGATCCTGCAGAACCGCCTGCTGAAGAACCCCAAGATCGAAATGCTCTGGTACCACGCGGTCGAAGAGGTCGTCGGCACTACCGATCCGCTGGGCGTCGAGGCGGTCCGCGTGAAGCATGTCGAGACCGGAGAGATCACCGAGATTCCCGCCAAGGGGCTGTTCATCGCCATCGGCCACGCGCCCGCGTCCGAACTGGTCAAGGATCAGCTGGAGCTGCACCACGGCGGCTACGTCAAGGTCGAGCCGGGCACGACCCGCACTGCCATCCCGGGTGTTTTCGCCGCCGGCGATCTGACCGATCATATCTACCGTCAGGCCGTGACCTCTGCGGGGATGGGCTGCATGGCGGCGCTGGATGCGGAACGCTTCCTGGCCGAGCAGGGCGAAACCGACGCAAGCACGGAACTGCCGTTGGGCTACGGCGCGCCGGAGGCCGCCGCCGAGTGA
- the rplE gene encoding 50S ribosomal protein L5 has translation MLDQANYTPRLKQQYMDTIRAALTEEFGYKNQMQVPKLDKIVLNIGCGAEAVRDSKKAKSAQEDLSTIAGQKALTTRAKKSIAGFRVREDMPLGAKVTLRGDKMYEFLDRLITVAMPRIRDFRGVSGKSFDGRGNYATGLKEHLVFPEINFDKIDENWGMDIVICTTANTDAEAKSLLKAFNMPFNS, from the coding sequence ATGTTGGACCAAGCAAACTATACCCCGCGCCTCAAGCAGCAGTACATGGATACGATCCGTGCCGCGCTGACCGAGGAATTCGGCTACAAGAACCAGATGCAGGTTCCCAAGCTGGACAAGATCGTCCTGAACATCGGCTGTGGTGCTGAGGCTGTCCGTGACAGCAAGAAGGCCAAATCCGCACAGGAAGACCTGTCCACCATCGCCGGCCAGAAGGCCCTGACCACGCGCGCCAAGAAATCCATCGCTGGTTTCCGCGTCCGCGAGGACATGCCGCTGGGTGCGAAAGTCACCCTGCGTGGCGACAAGATGTACGAATTCCTGGACCGTCTGATCACCGTCGCAATGCCGCGTATCCGCGACTTCCGCGGCGTTTCCGGCAAGTCCTTTGACGGTCGTGGCAACTACGCCACCGGCCTGAAAGAGCACCTGGTGTTCCCCGAGATCAACTTTGACAAGATCGACGAGAACTGGGGCATGGACATCGTGATCTGCACCACCGCCAACACCGACGCTGAAGCCAAGAGCCTGTTGAAAGCCTTCAACATGCCCTTCAACAGCTGA
- a CDS encoding Lrp/AsnC family transcriptional regulator has translation MPGAKLDEIDRMILAELQADGRMTNVELAKRVGISAPPCLRRVRTLEEQGYIRGYHADIDPRELGFEVQVFAMVGLVSQAEADLSAFEAKCKGWSLVRECHMLNGEVDFVLKCVAPDLRSFQRFLTEELTSAPNVASVKTSLVIRGAKDEPGVPFDVLEERLAREA, from the coding sequence ATGCCCGGTGCCAAGCTGGACGAGATCGACCGGATGATTCTGGCGGAACTGCAGGCCGACGGCCGCATGACCAACGTGGAGCTGGCCAAGCGCGTCGGCATCAGCGCGCCGCCCTGCCTGCGCCGCGTTCGCACGCTGGAAGAGCAGGGCTATATCCGCGGATACCATGCCGATATCGACCCGCGCGAACTGGGGTTCGAAGTGCAGGTCTTTGCCATGGTCGGTCTTGTCAGTCAGGCCGAGGCGGACCTGAGTGCCTTCGAGGCCAAGTGCAAGGGCTGGTCGCTGGTGCGCGAGTGCCACATGCTGAACGGCGAGGTCGATTTCGTCCTCAAGTGCGTGGCCCCCGACCTGCGGTCCTTCCAGCGCTTTCTGACCGAAGAGCTGACCAGCGCGCCCAACGTGGCAAGCGTCAAGACATCGCTGGTCATCCGGGGCGCCAAGGACGAGCCGGGCGTGCCCTTCGACGTGCTCGAAGAACGGCTGGCCCGCGAGGCCTAA
- the rplN gene encoding 50S ribosomal protein L14: MIQMQTNLDVADNSGARRVQCIKVLGGSHRRYASVGDIIVVSVKEAIPRGRVKKGDVRKAVVVRTAKEVRREDGTAIRFDRNAAVILNNNNEPVGTRIFGPVVRELRAKNFMKIISLAPEVL, encoded by the coding sequence ATGATCCAGATGCAGACCAATCTGGATGTTGCTGACAACAGCGGCGCTCGCCGTGTTCAGTGCATCAAGGTTCTGGGCGGTTCTCACCGCCGGTATGCTTCCGTGGGTGACATCATCGTGGTGTCGGTCAAGGAAGCGATCCCCCGTGGTCGCGTAAAGAAAGGTGACGTCCGCAAGGCCGTCGTCGTGCGCACCGCAAAGGAAGTTCGCCGTGAAGACGGCACCGCGATCCGTTTCGATCGCAACGCGGCTGTTATTCTGAATAACAACAACGAGCCCGTCGGCACCCGTATCTTCGGGCCGGTCGTGCGCGAGCTGCGTGCCAAGAACTTCATGAAAATCATCTCTCTTGCGCCGGAGGTGCTGTAA
- the rpsH gene encoding 30S ribosomal protein S8, whose translation MNDPIGDMLTRIRNGQMRGKAAVETPASKLRGWVLDVLADEGYIRGYEKRDGKDGHPAFSIELKYYEGEAVIREVKRVSKPGRRVYMSVNDLPSVRQGLGVSIVSTPKGVMSDANARAANVGGEVLCTVF comes from the coding sequence ATGAACGATCCTATCGGTGACATGCTGACACGTATCCGCAACGGTCAGATGCGCGGCAAGGCTGCGGTGGAAACACCTGCGTCCAAGCTGCGTGGCTGGGTGCTGGATGTGCTGGCCGACGAAGGCTACATCCGCGGTTACGAGAAGCGCGACGGCAAGGACGGTCACCCGGCCTTTTCGATCGAGCTGAAGTACTACGAAGGCGAAGCTGTCATTCGCGAAGTGAAGCGGGTCTCCAAGCCCGGTCGTCGCGTCTACATGTCCGTCAATGATCTGCCGAGCGTCCGTCAGGGCCTTGGTGTGTCGATTGTCTCCACCCCCAAGGGTGTGATGTCTGATGCAAACGCACGTGCCGCCAATGTTGGTGGCGAAGTGCTCTGCACCGTCTTCTAA
- the rpsE gene encoding 30S ribosomal protein S5, with protein MAERDNNRGGGRGRREEQTPEFADRLVAINRVSKTVKGGKRFGFAALVVVGDQKGRVGFGKGKAKEVPEAIRKATEQAKRQMIRVALRDGRTLHHDMEGRHGAGRVVMRQAPAGTGIIAGGPMRAVFEMLGVQDVVSKSLGSTNPYNMIRATIDGLNKEQSPRSVAQRRGKKVADILPKRDDHVTEQSDVAHNATEADASADA; from the coding sequence ATGGCAGAACGTGATAACAATCGTGGCGGCGGCCGTGGCCGTCGTGAAGAGCAGACGCCGGAATTTGCCGACCGCCTGGTCGCCATCAACCGCGTGTCGAAAACCGTCAAGGGTGGTAAGCGCTTCGGTTTCGCAGCCCTCGTCGTCGTCGGTGACCAGAAGGGTCGCGTCGGTTTCGGCAAGGGCAAGGCCAAGGAGGTCCCCGAGGCCATCCGCAAGGCCACCGAGCAGGCCAAGCGTCAGATGATCCGCGTCGCCCTGCGCGACGGCCGGACGCTGCACCACGACATGGAAGGCCGTCATGGCGCCGGTCGCGTCGTGATGCGTCAGGCCCCCGCCGGTACCGGTATCATCGCCGGTGGTCCGATGCGTGCGGTGTTCGAGATGCTGGGCGTGCAGGACGTTGTGTCCAAGTCGCTGGGATCGACGAACCCCTACAACATGATCCGGGCCACCATCGACGGCCTGAACAAGGAACAATCGCCCCGCTCTGTGGCGCAGCGTCGCGGCAAGAAAGTCGCCGACATTCTGCCCAAGCGTGACGATCACGTGACCGAGCAAAGCGACGTGGCCCACAACGCCACCGAAGCCGACGCTTCGGCTGACGCGTAA
- the rpmD gene encoding 50S ribosomal protein L30, with translation MAKTIVVKQIGSPIRRPAVQRATLVGLGLNKMHRTRELEDTPSVRGMVNSIPHLVEIIEERG, from the coding sequence ATGGCTAAAACAATCGTCGTCAAGCAGATCGGGTCCCCGATCCGCCGCCCCGCCGTTCAGCGTGCCACGCTGGTCGGCCTTGGCCTGAACAAGATGCACCGCACGCGGGAGCTGGAGGATACGCCCTCCGTCCGCGGCATGGTGAACAGCATCCCGCACCTCGTCGAGATCATCGAAGAGCGCGGCTAA
- the rpsQ gene encoding 30S ribosomal protein S17 — protein MPKRILTGVVTSNQNEQTVTVSVERRFKHPLLHKTVRKSKKYRAHDENNAFNVGDQVRIQECAPKSKTKRWEVIAS, from the coding sequence ATGCCCAAGCGTATCCTGACAGGCGTCGTGACGTCGAACCAGAACGAGCAGACCGTGACCGTGTCGGTCGAGCGTCGCTTCAAGCACCCGCTGCTGCACAAGACCGTGCGGAAGTCGAAGAAATACCGCGCCCATGACGAGAACAACGCGTTCAACGTGGGCGATCAGGTGCGCATCCAGGAATGTGCGCCGAAGTCGAAGACGAAACGCTGGGAAGTGATCGCGTCCTAA
- a CDS encoding TIGR02466 family protein: MSDISSLFVTRLYRAKLSEHGKPVDPAELEATCLSIAEDDEAGQAWCEEHDFPGYTSYASLTDLPWRMPIFKTLKKALDKHVRSFAADLAFDLGDKKLKLEDLWINILPEGGIHTAHIHPHSVISGTTYVAMPKGTSAIKFEDPRLPMMMAAPGRLKDAEQALRQFIYVAPDVGDVLLWESWLRHEVPMNMAEEDRISVSFNYRWGD, from the coding sequence ATGTCAGATATCTCCTCTCTCTTCGTGACCCGCCTGTATCGTGCCAAGCTGTCAGAGCATGGCAAACCCGTCGATCCCGCCGAGCTGGAGGCGACGTGCCTGTCGATTGCCGAGGATGACGAGGCGGGCCAGGCGTGGTGCGAGGAGCATGACTTTCCGGGCTACACATCCTACGCGTCGCTGACGGACCTGCCGTGGCGGATGCCGATCTTCAAGACGCTGAAGAAGGCGCTCGACAAGCACGTGAGGTCCTTTGCCGCCGACCTGGCCTTCGATCTGGGCGACAAGAAGCTGAAGCTGGAAGACCTCTGGATCAATATCCTGCCGGAGGGGGGCATCCACACCGCCCACATCCACCCGCATTCCGTCATCTCCGGCACGACCTATGTGGCGATGCCCAAGGGCACCTCTGCCATCAAGTTCGAGGACCCGCGCCTGCCGATGATGATGGCCGCCCCCGGTCGTTTGAAGGATGCGGAGCAGGCGTTGCGCCAGTTCATCTACGTGGCCCCCGATGTGGGCGACGTGTTGCTGTGGGAAAGCTGGCTGCGCCACGAGGTGCCGATGAACATGGCCGAAGAGGACCGGATTTCGGTCAGCTTTAATTATCGCTGGGGCGACTGA